The Helicobacter cetorum MIT 00-7128 region TAAATTTCTGTTAAACAAGGGCGTTCGCATTGAGGTATTTGTAGGTTTAGCTGATAAAATTACTGACACACAAGCTATTTTAGATTTGTTTGTTCCCTTAGTTATGGTGTGGCAGTTTAAGGGATACAATCATTTGTTGCAAGAATTTTAAGGAGTAAAATGTTGAAAAAAATCTGTTTAGGGGCGTATTTATTGATTTTGGGCATGCTATGTGGCGCTTTATTGATTTTAGGGGCAGTAGTAGCACCGGTAGTTTTTAAGGCACAAGCGATTTTACCTGAACTTTCAATCAGTTCTTTTGAGGCAGGAAAGATTATGGCGCATGTTTTTGCTCGTTTCAATAGGATTTTAGAATTTGTAGGCATTATGGTTTTAGGGTATGAAATCGTGTCTTTTATATGGGGGAAGAGATTTTGGGTGCATTTAGTGCTTGGACTCATTATTGGTGGCTTGTCATTGTTGTTTGTATTTTATTACACTCCCTATATTTTACATGCTCAAGAGTTGGGCGAAGTAGCTATAAAAAGCGCTGATTTTGTCTCTATGCACTCTCAGAGTGAATGGCTTTTTAAGGAATTGTTCGTTTTAATTTGCGTTTTGTTTTTTGTGCGTTTGTGGAGCTATAAGAATTAGGGTTTTTAATGGAAGTTAGGATTATTTCGCTTAAAAGTAGCCCTAGATATGAAAAAATGCAAGAATTATGCAAAAATCCCCCACATA contains the following coding sequences:
- a CDS encoding DUF4149 domain-containing protein; protein product: MKKICLGAYLLILGMLCGALLILGAVVAPVVFKAQAILPELSISSFEAGKIMAHVFARFNRILEFVGIMVLGYEIVSFIWGKRFWVHLVLGLIIGGLSLLFVFYYTPYILHAQELGEVAIKSADFVSMHSQSEWLFKELFVLICVLFFVRLWSYKN